From the Garra rufa chromosome 17, GarRuf1.0, whole genome shotgun sequence genome, one window contains:
- the sfpq gene encoding splicing factor, proline- and glutamine-rich — MSRDRSRNRGGFQHRGRGGMGMRGGMGSPNFRNLNQHPFQNRGPHMGGGFKPNQLNQPNQASNVTPQKPQETNQNKPVVQSPPAQGPSQAQPSNNKGPTTPIPTPPQQTASPAQPKIQSPPPQNNVKTPDIGSPQNQAKKNPPKVGMGNGQKPPVPMKKETEQTLPPPQQQIAQNELQPQELRATLSLLRKPGEKTYTQRCRLFIGNLPNDITEPEFKKLFAKYGEPSEIFINQSKGFGFIRLESRALAEIAKAELDDIPMKGRPLRVRFATHSAALSVRNLSPYVSNELLEEAFSQFGMVERAVVIVDDRGRSTGKGIVEFSSKPAARKALDRISDGVFLLTSAPRPIVVELLEQYDDEDGLPEKLAQKNPSYQKEREQPPRFARPGSFEFEYSQRWKSLDEMEKQQRQQVEKNIREAREKLEAEMEDAFHEHQANMLRQDLLRRQEELRRMEELHSQEMQKRKEMQLRQEEERRRREEEMLRQREIEEQLRRKREESYRMGSFMDNREREMRMNASGGLGLADMPFGSPSQKFQLAGMNFGDQGMGGPASGGMVPNEMRNERFPQGGPGGPRGMGAGNPGFGRVREEYDGSAKKPRF, encoded by the exons AATCAGGCGTCTAACGTTACACCGCAGAAACCGCAGGAAACCAATCAGAACAAGCCAGTGGTGCAGTCTCCTCCGGCGCAAGGCCCTAGTCAGGCCCAGCCGAGCAACAACAAAGGCCCGACGACGCCGATACCGACGCCGCCGCAGCAGACTGCCAGCCCCGCTCAGCCGAAAATCCAGTCTCCACCGCCACAGAATAACGTGAAGACCCCGGACATCGGTTCACCACAGAACCAGGCCAAAAAGAACCCACCCAAAGTTGGGATGGGAAATGGACAAAAACCGCCTGTTCCCATGAAGAAAGAGACAGAGCAGACGTTGCCACCACCACAACAACAGATTGCACAGAACGAGCTTCAGCCTCAG GAATTGAGGGCAACGCTGTCTTTGCTCCGAAAGCCCGGGGAGAAAACCTACACTCAACGTTGCCGTCTGTTTATTGGAAACCTACCAAACGACATCACTGAGCCTGAGTTTAAGAAACTGTTTGCGAAATATGGAGAGCCCAGTGAGATTTTCATCAATCAAAGCAAGGGTTTTGGATTTATCAGACTG GAATCCCGTGCCTTGGCAGAGATTGCCAAAGCTGAGCTGGATGATATTCCAATGAAAGGCAGACCACTTAGAGTTCGTTTTGCCACTCATTCTGCTGCGCTTTCTGTACGCAACTTGTCTCCGTATGTGTCCAATGAGCTACTGGAAGAAGCCTTCTCTCAGTTTGGAATGGTGGAAAGGGCTGTAGTAATTGTGGATGACCGTGGCCGCTCAACAGGGAAGGGCATTGTTGAGTTTTCTTCCAAGCCAGCTGCACGGAAGGCTCTTGATCGGATCAGTGATGGAGTGTTCCTTCTCACATC tgCTCCCCGTCCAATTGTGGTTGAATTGCTAGAGCAGTATGATGATGAGGATGGTTTGCCAGAGAAACTTGCACAGAAGAACCCCAGTTATCAGAA GGAGCGAGAGCAGCCTCCTCGGTTCGCCCGTCCTGGCAGCTTTGAGTTTGAATACTCCCAGCGATGGAAGTCTCTTGACGAAATGGAGAAACAACAGAGGCAGCAAGTGGAGAAGAACATTCGTGAGGCCCGTGAGAAGCTGGAAGCAGAGATGGAAGACGCCTTTCATGAGCATCAAGCAAACATGCTCAGACAGG ACCTTCTTAGACGTCAAGAGGAACTTCGTCGCATGGAAGAGTTGCACAGTCAGGAGATGCAGAAACGTAAAGAGATGCAGCTGAG GCAAGAGGAGGAACGCCGTAGGAGAGAGGAGGAGATGTTGCGGCAGAGAGAAATTGAAGAACAATTAAGGCGCAAACGCGAGGAGTCTTACAGAATGGGCAGCTTCATGGATAAC agagagagggagatgaGGATGAATGCTAGTGGAGGCCTGGGGTTGGCTG ATATGCCATTTGGGTCACCTAGCCAGAAGTTCCAATTGGCTGGAATGAATTTTGGAGACCAGGGAATGGGGGGACCAGCATCAGGGGGCATGGTGCCCAACGAAATG CGCAATGAGCGTTTCCCACAAGGTGGCCCAGGGGGTCCAAGGGGCATGGGTGCTGGAAACCCAGGATTTGGCAGGGTCCGTGAGGAGTATGACGGATCTGCCAAGAAGCCACGCTTCTGA